The sequence GCCCACCTAATTTTCTATCTTTTGCTAACTTTACCAGCCTTAGTGCATCAACTATTATTCCCGCAGAATTTGGGGAATCCCATACCTCTAATTTGCATTCTATATTCAATGGGACTTCACCAAAAGCTTTGCTTTCTATCCTTATATATGCCCATTTCCTATCATGTAACCATGGAATATAGTCTGAGGGCCCTATGTGTATATTTTCTTCTGACATAGGTTCTGGCATTAATGAGTTTACAGCATTTGTTTTGCTAATCTTTTTTGATTCCAGTCTTTCTCTTTCTAGCATATTTAAGAAATCCAAATTACCCCCAACGTTGAGTTGGAACGTTCTCTCTATTTCAAGACCCCTGTCAAGGCAAATTTGAGTAAGGGCCCTATGTAAAATTGTAGCACCAAGCTGAGATTTTATGTCGTCACCTATTATTGGCAAATTTTTGTCTTCAAATTTCTTTGCCCAATCACTATTGCTTGCTATAAAAACGGGAATCGCATTAATAACGCCTAGATTTGCTTCTAATGCACAGTTCATGTAGAATTCTGTAGCTTTTTGACTCCCCACAGGTAAATAGTTTATTAAAACATCTGCCTTTGATTCTTTTAAAACTTTTACTACATCAACTGGTTCTTTTTTCGATTCTATAATTGCTTTTGCAGCATATTTGCCAATTCCATCATTCGTGTGTCCTCTCATAACAGTTACGCCTAAGTTTGGAACGTCATGAAGCTTTATGGTATT comes from Thermodesulfobium acidiphilum and encodes:
- a CDS encoding inositol-3-phosphate synthase; amino-acid sequence: MQEIRVAIVGVGNCASSLVQGVEFYKNSHKKPIGLIHEKIGPYKLENIRFVAAFDIDERKVDKDLSEAIFTAPNNTIKLHDVPNLGVTVMRGHTNDGIGKYAAKAIIESKKEPVDVVKVLKESKADVLINYLPVGSQKATEFYMNCALEANLGVINAIPVFIASNSDWAKKFEDKNLPIIGDDIKSQLGATILHRALTQICLDRGLEIERTFQLNVGGNLDFLNMLERERLESKKISKTNAVNSLMPEPMSEENIHIGPSDYIPWLHDRKWAYIRIESKAFGEVPLNIECKLEVWDSPNSAGIIVDALRLVKLAKDRKLGGPIISACAYLMKSPPVQYPDTQARAMLESFIKGE